aacaaaaaacccaggatagctaaaactattctcaacaacaaaagaaatgttgGGGGAATCACTaaccctgacttcaagcaatactacagaacaatagtgttaaaagctgcatggtatttgcacagtaacagacaagtggaccagtggaatagaaatgaagacccagaaatgaatccacacttctatggtcacttgatctttgacaaaggagcagaaaacatccagtggaaaaatgatagccttttcaacaaatgctgctggttcaattggaggtcagcatgcagaagaatgggaattgatccattcttatctccatgtactaaactacactccaagtggatcaaggacctccatgtaaaaccagacacactgaaactaatagaaaagaaactggggaaaaccgttgaggacatgggcacaggggaaaaattcctgaacagaacaccaatagcttatgctctaagatcaagaattgacaaatgggacctcataaaattaccaagcttctgtaaggcaaaggacaaaatggcaaccaaaaaaatgggaaaggatattcaccaaccctacatctgatagaggactaatatccaatatatacaaagaactcaagaagttagaccccagggaaccaaataaccctattaaaaaatagggtacagatcttaacaaagaattttcacctgaagaaattcggatggccgagaggcactttaagatgtgctcaacatcattagtcattagggaaatgcaaatcaaaacaaccatgagatttcaccttacaccagtcagaatggttaaggtcaaaaactcaggagacagcaggtgttggcgaggatgtggagaaagaggaacactcctccactcctggtgggctgtaagatggtacaaccactttggaaatcagtctggcggttcctcagaaagctggacatgacacttccggaggaccctgctatacctctcctgggcatatacccaaaggattccccagcatgcaataaagacacatgctccattatgttcatagcagccttatttataatagccagaagctggaaagaagccagatgtccctcaaaggaggaatggatacagaaaatgtggtatatttacacaatggaatactacttagcaattagaaacaatggtttcaaaaaaaatttaGGCAAATAgtctgatctggaaaatatcatcctaagtgaggtaacccaatcacaaaagaatacacttggaattcaatctctgataagtggatattaattagcccagaagctctgaatacggaaggcacaaatcacataacaaatggctcacatgaagaagtatagagagggtcctgatcctggaaaggattgatctagcgttggagggaaatataaggacagagaaaaaggagggaggtggttggagaatgggtggagagaagaaggtttatgggacatatggggcgggggggatcttggaaagaggaaatcatttggaatgtaaacaaagaatatcgaaaacaaaaatatttaaaaaagaatagaaaactaAGAATGAAAGATAGTAAATGAGAATAGAAATAAGACATGTAAGGAGAGTGTAGAATGAATAGACACATTAAAGAAACATTAGGACTCATAGTAGCAGAGAAGGCCAGGGGAATAATGACATGCTAATCAAAACATtgcattataatttcaaaaattaaatatataaaactttcaAAAAGATGCAAACCTTCAGCTAAATAGTAGAAATAAGTTCAAGTAATCTATTGTACAACATAGTGAGTAAATTAATAACAATAtataacattattaaaaataatataagggGATGGGGTTGCATAGGGCAAACTGGTAAGGAGGacaattttgaaatgtaaatgaataaaataaccaatgaaaataaaaaatacagaccTTATATTTCAATGTTCAAACTTAAATCTATGACCTTAAATACAATCAGCAATTCGGAAGAAACTGGCAGGAGAACTGAAATAATGTAGTCAAATGAATCAAGTCCCAAAAGATACCTATACAATTTCTGACACAGGAAACAAAGTGAGATTCTATGAAAGAACTCCCTGATAGTCAAAGTTAATGTCAAGAAATCTGGTAAGTATCAGCAATAATGGCAAATATAGGTGTGAAATAACAATCTAGGAAATACATAATTGAAACCAACAAATATTGCTAAATCAGTCCAAGAAGTGATATTGTGCGTAAAATTTCAGCTtatggaaatataaatatttgtagtaatttatttgcttttaggtTGACTCTTAAGGTATCCTGAAACTTAGATCCTTAAATCTCTAACAATATTTTGACTTTAAAAAGCTATTCcaattctatttatttgtttgtttatttatttatttatttatttattttattcaatttatttttatttacatttcaaatgatttccctcttCCTGGCTCCCAACTCCCCGGAAGTCTcataagcccgcttccctccccttcttcccccatccataccttcccacttccctgttctggtattgccctatactgctgcactgagcctttccagaaccaggggccactcctccatacttcttggacatcatttgatatgtggattatgacttgggtaaagccataaataaatatttatttatttatttatttattctttcattcattcattcattcattcattcattcatttatattccaATGCTGCCCATCTTAGTTCCCCTACATTTGGCCTCTGATGGGGTGCCCCCTTTGTATCCTCCACCATGGTGCATCAAGTTTCTGTAAAATTGGGTACATCCTTTCCAAGTGAAGCCAAGCAAAGCAgccctttgctacatatgtgtgttggtcttcctatggtgttgccgTTCCCTACAGGGCCTTCAATCCTACTTCTAATACTTTTACAGGGTCCCCAAACTCTGcccaatgtttgactgtgggtattAGCATCCCTATCAGTTAGATGCTGAGTacagcctctcagaagacagctataataggctcctgtctgcaagcataacagagtgtcattaatagtgtcagagattggtgcctGCCCATAAGATGGCTCTCTCACATTGGACCAGTTATTGGTTAGCCATTCCTTCACTTCCTGTTCCATTGTTGTCCTTGCAATTTCTAAACacaaatttttggttgaaagttttatgggtggATTGATGTTCTTATCCATTGCActggggtcctgcctggctatagaagGTGggctcttcaggttccatgtcctcACTGTTAGGCATCTCACCTAAGAACACCCATATTGACTACTGGGAGGCCCTACAACCCAGGTCTCTGTGACTTCCTAGATTGCTGCCCGCAACCCTCATTGCctggcagctgcatatttccattcattctcctgtctctgggcctctctcctgtctctccctttaCCTGATCCTGTCTCTTTgttctcctctccatcccctctcctgcTCAGGTGCctttttccctctgcctcctatgactattttgttcccccttctaggtGGGATTCAAGCAACCTCTTTTGGGCCTTCCTTCTCGTGTAATTTCTTTGATTCTATGCAGTGTAtctcatgttgttgttgttgttgtcatcattcCTTTGTTTGGAAGGGCAGGTGAGAAGATATTGGAAGGAGTTGAGGGaagtgaatatattatataaaatattttatataaaagaaatgttataaGCTCTGTGATTATATTTCTTTGATGTTCAAAATATAATTGATAATTGAAGACAACAAATaagacagataaaataatagacaatagataaaagtaaaacttttgaaattgatccatttttaacATGATAGATATCAGATATAAACCTTCATTCTAAATAAAAGAATGAGTGAAATTTccataatgaatatattattcaAAGCAGTAGTCATAATAATATGTTTGGCATGTGAACTACTATAACATTGACTAGCTGACCATGATGTCCTTAAAACCAAATGGCAAGGAAGTCTTACTTCACTTTTACTAGAAGACTAATATAAAAAGTTTTAGGTCAAATGAGCAGCATGGACTTGAGTCATAAAATGCAATAGTATATATTCCTTATGAATTATGGGACCATTGTATATGCCTAAGGTTCATATACACtgtcaaattattttataaaccaTTTTCCTAGAACTCTTGcaaaattattatgatatttgtgaaaaaataaaagagataacaAGAATTTGGAGAAATTTACTGGTTATTTCTCTCAATTGAGATTAATTTAgagtaaaaatttcattttatttatgggtTATGTAACTTTTGTAGAGGTTGAGTGATAATAGTAAAATTGTCCTAGGCATTCCTGCTGAAGAACCCAGACTGTCACCAACAGATCCTAAGGCAATTTTCTAAGGTCCAGGATACACATTTGGAAAGGTTACACTTAACAGATGGCATAATTAATTGTACAAATGAACTTTCAAGAACTATTAGAAAATTATAATAAAGGCATAGAATTCACTAGAACAGACTTAACCTAGTAACTAATAAGCTAAAACTAATTTAGTAGTAATAGATGTTTGCAGAAGTTAGTCAGAATTACAATATTAGAAGATAAATTGGTATGTAATCTTGCTGTAGGCTATTTAGATCATCTTCTAAATACAAGATGCATTTCATGCTTCTGCATAAAAACAGTTACTCCTAGAATTTAACAGATAATTATTAAGTTTGCTTAATCAAGTGTTTACTCAAATTATAGCAACTGTGTGAGCTATGGTTGCATTCTTCTAGCAATCAATATACATTCTGATACTTAGTTTATAGATATATTCATAGCAAAtgatcttttcatatttttcaataaagagtaagtgaaattattttgatttcttgAAAGCACCCACACAGTATTCTGTCTAGCTGCAGTATTGCCTTTAGGCATGGGTCAGGATGTCTCAGGGAATTTCACAATTTTCCCACATACAAAATTTTTATACAGGCCCTCCATCTACATTGagaatattttgctttattaaaaaagattaatttattatatgtaagtgcactatAGTTGTTTTCAGATATATCAGAAGCCAAGATGTCATTGCTAGAATTTGAAATCAGATCCTATGgtagagcaatcagtgctcttaaccattgagccatctctccagcccaagaatatTTTCTAACTGAACTTAGTTATCAAGATATAGAAATATCATGCTTATAAGTAAAGCATATATGGACAATTTATCAAAAGCataatcaaaaaaatcaaatagttTCTATCTCAATGAATGTTCTTGAAATACAACAGTATGGGACATGTTGACACAGGTTGTCTAAAATAAaggataatatttttattaggcTTTTCCTATAAATCAAAGATTCACAACATCTATGTGTCCTTTTAGGATTGTGAAggtaatatattcttcatttagtTTTAAACTGAGACTATATTTCAAATGATCTGAAATTTATAATTCTGAGTAGAGACCAGAACCACAGATGTCTCTATAACAGAATATTCTATAGACCCTGGATATCAGCATGTTAGATAACagtgaaaatgtaaattaatgaatatatacatactgacaaaaataacttcagtaaaacagaaaacaagtatAGAAATTAAGAGGGTaacaataaaaattcaaataaacataATTCTAGGGATAGACAATATTAATGATAAATTCTCCCAATACATACTCCATAGTAATATCTGagtataaaggaaaaaataagttaattacATGTAAGAGACTCTTAAGGCTGctgaaagaaaacacagcaaacaTAAAAGTATCAAAGTGAAAATCCACTGAGGTATATTTCAATGTGGACTAAAAAAATATCCAGTTACTATGACAATGATAAATAACTATCACAAGATACCAGAAAgagaaagttaaaagaaaataattgaatgtatcaataatggtaaaaaaaattaaaaaatcaaatacaaaaaaaatcaaaaaaacacttgtgatattttcttctaaatataaTGTTCTATCATTTCAAGGACAAATTGATTAGCAGAGGCAAGAATAAGCACTCAGATCATGAACTAGTATAAGCTTAAAATATAATCTACTATATGCAGAAGATGTCATAAGAATTTTAATATTACACCACAAAATATTTAAAGTGCATAtcagattatttttctttcagaaccACTTTCATGAATGCACTTTTGACCTCTTTGTTCCTCAGACTGTAAACTAAAGGGTTCAACATGGGAATGACCATGGTGTAGAAGACAGACACAATTTTGTCAGTGTCCATTTCATGTTTAGAGCTGGGCTGCAAATACATGAAGATTATAGttccatagaaaataaaaacagcagtTAAATGCGAGACGCAGGTTGAAATAGCCTTCTTAAATCCTGCTCCTGATTGCATTTTTAAGATTGTGATAAAAATTATAATGTAGGATACCAATATCATTATGAAAGCAATGAATATATTGAAGCTGGCTAGATAAATAAGTACTAGCTCATTAACATGTTTATCAGAGCAGGAGAGAGCCATGATTGCTGGCATATCACAGAAAAAATGATGAACCACATTAGACTTacaaaaagagagactgaaagTATCTCCAAGGTAAACTGAGACATTCAGGAAACTAAAAACATAGCACCCCATgatcagacacatacatacatttggaGTCATGATGGTGGTATAGTGTAGGGGTTTACATACTGCTGCATAGCGATCATAAGACATTGAGGCCAACAGGTAATTTTCCACAGTAGCAAAGGCTGAAAAAAAGAACATCTGAGCAGCACAGTCATTGTAGGATATGATCTTGTCTCCTATTAGCAGCCCAGCTATGACTTTAGGAGTGACAGCTGAAGAGTAACAAAAGTCCACCAGGGACAAGTTACccaggaaaaagtacatgggggATTGGAGCCGAGAGTCCAAGAGAATCAGCAGGATCATCCCCAGGTTCCCTACCACCGTGATGATGTAGATGAGGAGAATGATGATGAAGAGGGGAAGTTGCAGATCTGGATCATCAGTGAGTCCCAGGAGAATGAACTGTGTCACATCTGTCCAGTTCTTCACCAGTGTCATTTTCATCAGAAATGTGATGTGTAGCAATGATAAAGAAATAAGTCCTATAAAAATGGCCCAGATATTGGAAACTATAATCAAGCTCTTGCTCTATTGCTCTTTTGCCCACTTgggctcttcctttccccctcccttacctatcctccctcctccatgtgttcatggcaggcctctacttctctactctctccctctctctgcatttctctgcctctgctaccctcttaACTACCTTtcccatgctctgaataaactctattctatactttaaaaaaatgaagaagtatAATTAAAAGTTCTAGACAATCATTGTAGTAataatttgcttggaaaaaattctCTACAATAGCCTGGACTTGAACACAAATTTCATATATTTGTTACATATAATGTCACATGttaataaatttgaaattttttgaTAAATGATATATGTAACTTAAAAGTGATATCTATTAATATACAGAAATTGAGGGACTTTGAAGTACCTTGTCCTAAATGTATTGTATTTCGCCAATGACATCCTACTAGTTTCAGAGCACTCTGTGGAAAATAATGCAGAAATTTTTCAAGAGAAGCCTCCAACAAAACAGTGACTTCTAGATTAAAAAAGGACTAATAaaaatatgaactcacagaaactataGCAACATGATATCCTGCAAGCTATATGGAGCACCAACACTGAGAGGGGAAGTAGACACAGGCTCCTACCTTAAAACAAGAACGTATCTAAAATAGATACACtacaacaaagagaaaacatatttttccaaTATATTCTCACAGGATATGCCAAATACACTGCAGAGCAGGTCCCATAACCAGGAATTATTGGCCTACACAAAACCAGTTCCATGTTTTTGGTGGGCCTTCCGCTTAGTTTTATAATTTGGAGGATTTTTGTCTTACcagttgttttggttgtttgagagggagggagagagagagagagagagagagagagagagagagagagagagagagagagagtttgtgtgtgtgtgtgtgtatgtgtgtgtgtgcaatgttgAGGGACAACACGTAAATTTCAGTGGATTGAAATGATATGGAAGCATTAGGAGAGGggagaaaatatgatcaaaatatattgcatgaaatttttaaataaacaaagaagcaagtttTGTCCATGCATTAACCAAGTCTTGAGGAATATAGTAACTGGACAATAATACctcacactatatatatatatatatatatatatatatatatatatatatatatatatatatatatatatatatacatacaccatcTCTTTTCTGAATTCAGTGAAGTTTGACTTTTTTATATCTGTTGCCTATAAAGGACTGAATGAAacaaattgcatttattttctttccttaatatgaatttaaagaaaaaaaatatatataccatCTCTTTTCTGAATTCAGTGAAGTTTGACATTTTTATGTCTGTTGCCTATAAAGGACTGAATTAAACAAATTGCACTTATTGTCTTTTCTTAATATGAgtttaaagaaaaagataaagcaAAGTCTCAGTATGTTAATTTACTtaggatatttttttaatttaaaagtaatttcccTTTATTGCTTATTAGCATGTTTTATGctggctgttttatttttttaccttttatGATAGATGAACAAGCTTTAAATATAATAACATCAACTAATCTGTCAGTGTCATTCTGCCCAGTTCTTatctatactttttcatattacATTACAATAATCCATAAATTAACAATGgtcaaaatgtttatatttataactCTTTAAAAGTTATATTTCAGTGACTACTAAAAAGTTTCACTTTCCAATAAGTCAAGTGGATACATCTTCACCTGGCTTGTGATGAATTACATTTCTTACTCTATAATTATCCTTACCAGTCAGCTTGAAGCAAAAAATTAAGTCTCCCAAGTCAGTCTGTCAGTCTGATATTATATCAGCAATGGAATGTGACTTAAGTATGATTACAGACACAAGCTCTCTCTTGAACAAGTCGTGTTCAAATGATTCTAAGTTCTCtgtgcagagaaaagagaaaacttaATATTAACATGGATCAGTGTCCAAATTgacaataatttatttctttttcataggTAATGTAATATTTTCAGAATCCAACTGTAAAGCCTGAATAAGAAACATTActgaaaataccaagaaattaacaatttaaaagtatatcAGTGTAATGTTTATCTTTGAATATTCCACTCACCATGTTTCAGGCTCGTAGCTAACCTTCTGATTGGAATGACTTATATTTTATTAGTATCTCTGAACTAAAAACACTGATGAATGAAACATTCTATGAAGTTTATTTCTTCAAAGTTGGTGTTATGAAGTTGCAGTTGAGTTTCAGAGTCTGCTTTGTGCAGATCTGCAGCAAATTATACAAATTTAGCAAGCTCTAGAGATTTGCCCAGCTTCCTCCCTACATTGTGTGAAGGAATAAATCAAATGACCCATGggaaacacatgtacacatctcTTGCATTATATATTAtgactttgttttttaatctaaaatttgtatttattcttctcattttacttttgtttatggCCATTTTAGAACATATTTCAAGAAATCATCTAAGCAAATAGTTTTAGTGTGTGTTTTAAATCAATGTGCAATGTAATGTGCATCAGTGTGGTATTTTCACACCATTGTTATTGTTCACCCACCTCACATGTTCAATAAATTTATCCCCTACACAGCTTTACACTGGCACCATTCTTACATCCAACAATCCTCCTTCCTCATAAAAGTAGTTTTTAAAGTCAAAGTATATTACCATTACACTTCAGTTCTGGGGATACATTTTTCCAATGGAGATAGAGTCCTAATTTTAATTACACATGATCACAAGGAGTTTTTAAATATCTctcaaaatgcatttttaaatgaataaatctctatAAATCTCTcccattaaaatgtaaaaagaagccaaaaaggatatatatggaaaaacacgcacatacatacatacatacacacacacacacacacacacacacagtcatacacaacTTCATAATTTTATTCATCTCTCATCTTGAAATGTAATAATGGATATACCCAAGAAGATGAGTATATAAATGAGGTATGGCTCAATTGGTGCATAGCagcaaaaatttaaacaaactcTAGATAAACTGTGTTCTAAAATTTGTGGGAAAATTCAGAAGATGAATGAAACACCCAACTTGGAAATGACTGTATACGACTTATATAAGTGTTTAGTCATTAaatgaaagattaaaaatattcaatacaaaaacgttttaatttaataatgactACAAATACCTTAGAATGAAAGACACAATTCAAATATGAATGGAAGGAAAATtttgtatttaatgaaaatgagaaagGCGTTTACACTATATTTTATGTTCTAGCATTACACAAAATGCATAGGGAATCAAATattattcaaaaaaataaaagtctatttATAAGTATATCTAATAGCCAAGAATACACAAGTATCCAGACACTGAATAACAGTATTAATTAGTGTCAAGATAGATGAAAGACATAGAAAGTTTTCATAATCATTGTTGGAGACCTTAAAACTTCATGTTATTGAATAAACAAAATGATTAGTAGATCAATAAGAAATAAAGGTTTGTGGACAAAATATACTACCCCAAAATTTAACAGTCATAAAACGAAGATTTGAACAGTTAGCAGTAAAATTTTCAATCACATGGGAAAATTCCCAGAAAAAATGTTATGTTAGGCAAACACTtgaaataatgaattttaaaaaaacatgataCTAGTAAGGACTCCTTGTAATGGAGGATATGGAGTCTAAAATTCTCATCTCTCAAACAAGGCTTTTAGTTGCAGGACTATGCTGCAaagagtatccaaattatcaaaatcagaaattgAAATGgataaataacaacagaaactgaggagattaaaaaataatcaactgctactacaaaagcctatacttagaCAGGAAAATCTGGATataatggacaattttctggacagatactaaataccaaagttaaatcaggaacaGATAAAGCATTTAAAGAGTCCaacaatgcctaaagaaatagaagcagacattaaaagtctcca
This portion of the Apodemus sylvaticus chromosome 1, mApoSyl1.1, whole genome shotgun sequence genome encodes:
- the LOC127678105 gene encoding olfactory receptor 5B3-like codes for the protein MTLVKNWTDVTQFILLGLTDDPDLQLPLFIIILLIYIITVVGNLGMILLILLDSRLQSPMYFFLGNLSLVDFCYSSAVTPKVIAGLLIGDKIISYNDCAAQMFFFSAFATVENYLLASMSYDRYAAVCKPLHYTTIMTPNVCMCLIMGCYVFSFLNVSVYLGDTFSLSFCKSNVVHHFFCDMPAIMALSCSDKHVNELVLIYLASFNIFIAFIMILVSYIIIFITILKMQSGAGFKKAISTCVSHLTAVFIFYGTIIFMYLQPSSKHEMDTDKIVSVFYTMVIPMLNPLVYSLRNKEVKSAFMKVVLKEK